A portion of the Streptomyces sp. NBC_01335 genome contains these proteins:
- a CDS encoding putative quinol monooxygenase: MIFIAVKFTVLVAERDNWLPAMEEFTLATRSEPGNLFFDWSYSVENPNQFVLLEAFASAEAGEAHVKSDHFQAAIKTMSSLVAEVPEIINVEVPGEGWSRMGEVAPVNR, encoded by the coding sequence ATGATCTTCATCGCCGTCAAGTTCACCGTCCTCGTCGCCGAGCGCGACAACTGGCTCCCCGCGATGGAGGAGTTCACCCTCGCCACCCGCTCCGAGCCGGGGAACCTGTTCTTCGACTGGTCGTACAGCGTGGAGAACCCGAACCAGTTCGTCCTGCTCGAAGCGTTCGCTTCGGCGGAGGCGGGCGAGGCGCACGTGAAGTCCGACCACTTCCAGGCCGCCATCAAGACGATGTCGTCCCTGGTCGCCGAGGTCCCCGAGATCATCAACGTCGAGGTCCCCGGCGAGGGCTGGTCCCGGATGGGCGAGGTCGCGCCGGTCAACCGGTGA
- a CDS encoding ABC transporter permease, with amino-acid sequence MTGTGQPTAPAPASGSTDERLLRTSPLRRLLGRPELGSVVGALAVFLFFAVVADSFLQLSSFGTVLYAASTIGIMAAPVALLMIGGEFDLSAGVMVTSSALVSSMFSYQMTANVWVGVFVSLLVTLAFGAFNGFMLTRTKLPSFIITLGTFLMLTGLNLGLTKLISGTVSTKGIGDMWGFDSAHAVFASQLTLGGVELKVTILWWLVLVAVATWILIRTRFGNWIFAVGGDESAARAVGVPVIRTKIGLYLGVAFAAWVSGQHLLFSFDVVQSGEGVGNELIYIIAAVIGGCLITGGYGSAIGSAVGAIIFGMTSKGIVYAEWNPDWFKFFLGAMLLLATLLNAWVRKRAEATT; translated from the coding sequence ATGACGGGAACCGGACAGCCCACGGCCCCCGCCCCGGCCTCGGGCAGCACCGACGAGCGGCTGCTGCGCACCTCACCGCTGCGCAGGCTCCTGGGCCGCCCAGAGCTGGGCTCGGTCGTCGGCGCCCTCGCCGTCTTCCTCTTCTTCGCCGTCGTCGCCGACAGCTTCCTCCAGCTGTCCAGCTTCGGCACCGTGCTCTACGCGGCCTCCACCATCGGGATCATGGCCGCGCCGGTCGCGCTGCTGATGATCGGCGGGGAGTTCGACCTCTCGGCCGGTGTCATGGTGACCAGCTCGGCGCTGGTCTCCTCGATGTTCAGCTACCAGATGACCGCCAACGTCTGGGTCGGCGTCTTCGTCTCGCTCCTGGTCACCCTGGCCTTCGGCGCGTTCAACGGGTTCATGCTGACCCGGACGAAGCTGCCGAGCTTCATCATCACGCTCGGCACCTTCCTCATGCTGACCGGCCTCAACCTCGGTCTCACCAAGCTCATCAGCGGCACCGTGTCGACCAAGGGCATCGGCGACATGTGGGGCTTCGACTCCGCCCACGCGGTCTTCGCCTCGCAGCTCACCCTCGGCGGCGTCGAGCTGAAGGTGACGATCCTGTGGTGGCTGGTCCTGGTCGCCGTCGCCACCTGGATCCTGATCCGCACCCGCTTCGGCAACTGGATCTTCGCGGTCGGCGGCGACGAGAGCGCGGCCCGCGCGGTCGGCGTCCCCGTGATCCGTACCAAGATCGGCCTCTACCTCGGAGTGGCCTTCGCCGCCTGGGTCTCCGGCCAGCACCTGCTCTTCAGTTTCGACGTGGTCCAGTCCGGCGAGGGCGTCGGCAACGAGCTGATCTACATCATCGCGGCCGTCATCGGCGGCTGCCTGATCACCGGCGGCTACGGCTCCGCGATCGGCTCGGCCGTCGGCGCCATCATCTTCGGCATGACCAGCAAGGGCATCGTCTACGCCGAGTGGAACCCGGACTGGTTCAAGTTCTTCCTCGGAGCGATGCTGCTCCTGGCCACCCTGCTCAACGCATGGGTACGCAAGCGCGCGGAGGCGACGACATGA
- a CDS encoding aldo/keto reductase — MSAVPQLPLLDHRTLPAVGLGTYPLDDDEAEKAVAGALGLGYRLVDSAKNYGNERGTGRGIARSGVPREEITVTTKVPGRHHGYEETLASFEESRAALDVEYVDLYLIHWPLPRVDKYVDTWKAMIKLREDGLVRSIGVSNFTPAQLDRLERETGVVPAVNQIELHPLLPQDELREVHAAKGIVTEAWSPLARGREVLEAPETVAIAREHGVTPGQVVLRWHTQLGVVPIPKSADPGRQRENLDLFGFELTPDQLDRIGSGKQHRFGGDPDDHEEF; from the coding sequence ATGAGCGCCGTCCCCCAGCTCCCCCTGCTGGACCACCGCACCCTCCCGGCGGTCGGTCTCGGCACGTACCCCCTGGACGACGACGAGGCGGAGAAGGCGGTCGCCGGGGCGCTGGGCCTCGGCTACCGGCTCGTCGACTCGGCGAAGAACTACGGCAACGAGCGCGGCACCGGCCGCGGCATCGCCCGCAGCGGGGTGCCGCGCGAGGAGATCACCGTCACCACCAAGGTGCCCGGCCGTCACCACGGCTACGAGGAGACGCTGGCCTCCTTCGAGGAGTCGCGGGCCGCGCTCGACGTCGAGTACGTCGACCTCTACCTCATCCACTGGCCACTGCCGCGCGTGGACAAGTACGTGGACACCTGGAAGGCGATGATCAAGCTCCGCGAGGACGGGCTCGTCCGCTCCATCGGCGTCTCGAACTTCACCCCCGCGCAGCTCGACCGGCTGGAACGGGAGACCGGCGTGGTGCCCGCGGTCAACCAGATCGAGCTGCATCCGCTGCTCCCCCAGGACGAGTTGAGGGAGGTGCACGCGGCGAAGGGCATCGTGACGGAGGCGTGGAGTCCGCTGGCGCGGGGCCGCGAGGTGCTGGAGGCGCCGGAGACCGTGGCGATCGCCCGCGAGCACGGGGTGACGCCCGGTCAGGTGGTGCTGCGGTGGCACACCCAGCTGGGGGTGGTGCCGATCCCCAAGTCGGCCGACCCGGGGCGGCAGCGGGAGAACCTGGACCTGTTCGGCTTCGAGCTGACGCCGGACCAGCTGGACCGGATCGGCTCGGGGAAGCAGCACCGGTTCGGCGGCGACCCGGACGACCACGAGGAGTTCTGA
- a CDS encoding Gfo/Idh/MocA family protein produces the protein MRIGLVGTGRIGTFHAVALSRHPAVESLLVADADPARAAAAAARTGGTAVEVDEVFAGGVDAVVIASATAAHAGLIGRAARAGLPAFCEKPVALDLPGTLAALAEVEAAGSVLQLGFMRRFDAGYLAAREAVREGRLGRLHTVRAVTSDPAPPPAAYLPLSGGLFRDCLIHDFDMVRWVTGREVTEVYATGSDAGPAAFREAGDVSTAAALLTLDDRTLVTATATRCNGAGYDVRMELAGDLDQIAVGLDDRTPLTSVEPGGPDAPLKAWPGFLERFAPAYEAELDAFLRLAAGRADNPCDAREALAALRVAEACERSRRERRPVTLAEIPGG, from the coding sequence ATGCGTATCGGACTGGTCGGAACGGGACGTATCGGCACTTTCCACGCGGTGGCGCTCAGCCGTCATCCGGCGGTGGAGTCGCTGCTGGTGGCGGACGCCGACCCGGCGCGCGCGGCGGCGGCAGCGGCGCGTACGGGCGGTACCGCGGTGGAGGTCGACGAGGTGTTCGCGGGCGGGGTGGACGCGGTGGTGATCGCCTCCGCGACGGCCGCCCACGCCGGTCTGATCGGCCGGGCGGCGCGGGCGGGGCTGCCCGCGTTCTGCGAGAAGCCGGTCGCCCTGGACCTGCCGGGGACGCTCGCCGCGCTGGCGGAGGTGGAGGCCGCGGGCTCGGTCCTCCAGCTCGGCTTCATGCGCCGCTTCGACGCCGGGTACCTCGCCGCGCGCGAGGCGGTCCGCGAGGGCCGGCTCGGCCGGCTGCACACGGTGCGGGCCGTCACCTCCGACCCCGCCCCGCCGCCGGCCGCGTACCTCCCGCTCTCCGGCGGGCTCTTCCGCGACTGCCTCATCCACGACTTCGACATGGTGCGGTGGGTGACCGGCCGGGAGGTCACCGAGGTGTACGCCACCGGGTCGGACGCGGGGCCGGCGGCCTTCCGCGAGGCGGGGGACGTGTCGACGGCCGCCGCCCTGCTGACCCTGGACGACCGGACCCTGGTGACGGCCACGGCGACCCGGTGCAACGGTGCCGGGTACGACGTACGGATGGAGCTGGCGGGCGACCTGGACCAGATCGCGGTGGGCCTGGACGACCGCACCCCGCTCACCTCGGTGGAACCGGGCGGCCCGGACGCGCCGCTGAAGGCCTGGCCCGGTTTCCTGGAGCGGTTCGCCCCGGCGTACGAGGCGGAGCTCGACGCCTTCCTCCGGCTGGCGGCGGGCCGGGCCGACAACCCGTGCGACGCCCGGGAGGCCCTGGCGGCGCTGCGGGTCGCCGAGGCGTGCGAGCGCTCACGGCGGGAGCGGCGCCCGGTGACGCTCGCCGAGATCCCCGGCGGCTGA
- the alc gene encoding allantoicase has translation MTESEPPRWTGDALPYTGGDPYADYRTPGPAGFPFGHLVDLAGRQLGAGVIAANDEFFAERENLLKPGPAVFDPERFGHKGKIMDGWETRRRRGASADRPHPEDDDHDWALVRLGAPGIVRGLVVDTAHFRGNYPRAVSVEATALPGSPSPEELLAPDVKWTTLVPRTEIAGHAANGFTVSAEQRFTHLRVNQHPDGGIARLRVHGEVAPDPAWLTALGTFDLLALENGGRVEDASDRFYSPATNSIQPGRSRQMDDGWETRRRRDRGNDWIRYTLPAQAEIRAVEIDTAYLKGNAAGWATLSLCDEAEGADEAWTEFLPRTRLQPDTNHRFVLETPVRATRVRVDIFPDGGISRLRLFGSLTGTGASRLAARHHELGG, from the coding sequence ATGACGGAGTCCGAGCCGCCGCGCTGGACCGGAGACGCCCTCCCCTACACGGGGGGCGACCCGTACGCCGACTACCGCACCCCGGGCCCCGCCGGATTCCCCTTCGGCCACCTCGTGGACCTCGCCGGACGGCAGCTCGGCGCCGGGGTGATCGCCGCCAACGACGAGTTCTTCGCGGAGCGGGAGAACCTGCTGAAGCCGGGCCCCGCCGTCTTCGACCCCGAACGGTTCGGGCACAAGGGCAAGATCATGGACGGCTGGGAGACCCGCCGCCGACGCGGGGCGAGCGCCGACCGCCCGCACCCCGAGGACGACGACCACGACTGGGCGCTGGTACGGCTCGGCGCCCCCGGCATCGTGAGGGGGCTGGTCGTCGACACCGCCCACTTCCGCGGCAACTACCCCCGCGCCGTCTCCGTGGAGGCCACCGCGCTGCCGGGCTCGCCCTCGCCCGAGGAACTGCTGGCGCCGGACGTGAAGTGGACGACGCTGGTACCCCGTACGGAGATCGCCGGCCACGCCGCCAACGGCTTCACGGTCTCCGCCGAACAGCGCTTCACCCACCTCCGCGTCAACCAGCACCCCGACGGCGGCATCGCCCGGCTGCGAGTCCACGGCGAGGTCGCCCCCGATCCCGCCTGGCTCACCGCGCTCGGCACCTTCGACCTGCTGGCCCTGGAGAACGGCGGCCGGGTCGAGGACGCCTCGGACCGCTTCTACTCCCCGGCCACCAACAGCATCCAGCCCGGCCGCTCCCGGCAGATGGACGACGGCTGGGAGACCCGCCGCCGCCGGGACCGGGGCAACGACTGGATCCGCTACACGCTGCCCGCGCAGGCGGAGATCCGGGCCGTGGAGATCGACACCGCCTACCTCAAGGGCAACGCGGCCGGCTGGGCCACGCTCTCCCTGTGCGACGAGGCGGAGGGGGCGGACGAGGCGTGGACCGAGTTCCTGCCCCGGACCCGCCTCCAGCCCGACACCAACCATCGCTTCGTCCTGGAGACCCCGGTCCGCGCCACCCGGGTGCGCGTCGACATCTTCCCGGACGGCGGGATCTCCCGGCTCCGCCTCTTCGGCTCCCTCACCGGGACCGGAGCGAGCCGGCTGGCGGCCCGTCACCACGAGCTCGGGGGCTGA
- a CDS encoding cytochrome P450 family protein, which translates to MTTDAILDLGALGESFTRDPYPYYAELRARGPVHRVVLPGGTPAWLVVGYEAGRELLADQRLSKAWRNASPLLNLQQMTAGPSMLSSDAPDHTRLRKLVSREFTPRRMEQLVPRVQRMTDDLLDAMLAEPDRRTDLVDALSFPLPMAVICELLGVPDMDRVSFREWSNTALSSTDAEARRTAVTSMNAYIATLLDEKRKQPGDDLMSALIHTADEEGDRLSGDELAGMAWLLLVAGHETTVNLITNGMLHLLAHPDQLAALRADPGLLGNAVEEILRYDSPVETPTFRFTTGPLAVGGDVIPGGGELVLVALADANRDPARFEGAERFDITRDARGHISFGHGIHYCLGAPLARVEARVAIGSLLARCPGLRLDTDPERLTWRTGMLIRGPEHLPIAW; encoded by the coding sequence GTGACCACCGACGCGATACTGGATCTGGGCGCACTCGGCGAGTCGTTCACCCGCGACCCGTACCCCTACTACGCCGAACTCCGCGCCAGGGGACCGGTCCACCGGGTGGTCCTGCCCGGCGGCACGCCCGCCTGGCTCGTGGTGGGGTACGAAGCCGGGCGCGAACTCCTCGCCGACCAGCGGCTGTCCAAGGCGTGGAGGAACGCCTCACCGCTCCTCAACCTCCAGCAGATGACGGCCGGACCGTCGATGCTCAGCTCCGACGCCCCGGACCACACCCGGCTCCGCAAGCTGGTGAGCCGCGAGTTCACGCCACGCCGGATGGAACAACTCGTCCCGCGCGTCCAGCGCATGACGGACGATCTGCTGGACGCGATGCTCGCGGAGCCTGACCGCCGCACCGATCTCGTCGACGCCCTGTCGTTCCCGCTGCCCATGGCGGTGATCTGCGAACTGCTCGGCGTGCCCGACATGGACCGGGTGAGCTTCAGGGAGTGGTCCAACACCGCCCTCTCCTCCACCGACGCCGAGGCGCGCCGCACCGCCGTCACCTCGATGAACGCCTACATCGCCACGCTGCTCGACGAGAAGCGCAAGCAGCCGGGCGACGACCTGATGAGCGCGCTCATCCACACCGCCGACGAGGAGGGGGACCGGCTCTCCGGTGACGAACTGGCGGGCATGGCATGGCTGTTGCTCGTCGCCGGTCATGAGACCACGGTCAACCTCATCACCAACGGGATGCTTCATCTCCTCGCCCACCCCGACCAGTTGGCGGCCCTGCGCGCCGACCCCGGACTGCTCGGCAACGCGGTGGAGGAGATCCTGCGCTACGACAGCCCCGTCGAGACCCCCACGTTCCGCTTCACCACCGGGCCGCTCGCCGTCGGCGGCGACGTGATCCCGGGCGGTGGTGAGCTCGTCCTCGTCGCGTTGGCGGACGCCAACCGGGACCCCGCCCGTTTCGAGGGCGCGGAACGCTTCGACATCACCCGCGACGCACGCGGCCACATCTCCTTCGGCCACGGCATCCACTACTGCCTCGGCGCACCGCTCGCCCGCGTCGAGGCGAGGGTGGCGATCGGCTCGCTGCTGGCGCGTTGCCCCGGCCTGCGGCTGGACACCGATCCGGAGCGGCTCACCTGGCGTACGGGGATGCTGATCCGGGGCCCCGAGCACCTGCCGATCGCCTGGTAG
- a CDS encoding IclR family transcriptional regulator: MPPSDASTSDSKTAGSSGGVQSLERAFDLLERMADAGGEVGLSELSTTSGLPLPTIHRLMRTLVLCGYVRQQPNRRYALGPRLIRLGESASRLLGTWARPYLQHLVEETGETANMALLDGDEVVYVAQAPSKHSMRMFTEVGRRVLPHSTGVGKALLAHASPEEVRALLARTGMPAATEKTITTPDGFLEALEQVRHAGYAIDDNEQEIGVRCLAVAVPDSPTAAAISISGPAGRVTEAATERIVPILQQTAKDLSKALGRV, from the coding sequence GTGCCGCCGTCCGACGCCAGCACTTCCGACTCCAAGACCGCCGGTTCCAGCGGTGGGGTGCAGTCCCTGGAGCGCGCCTTCGACCTGCTGGAGCGGATGGCGGACGCCGGGGGCGAGGTGGGCCTGAGCGAACTCTCCACGACCAGCGGACTGCCGCTGCCGACCATCCACCGCCTGATGCGCACCCTGGTGCTCTGCGGTTACGTACGCCAGCAGCCCAACCGCCGCTACGCCCTGGGCCCCCGGCTCATCCGCCTGGGCGAGTCGGCGTCCCGGCTGCTCGGCACCTGGGCGCGGCCCTACCTCCAGCACCTGGTGGAGGAGACCGGCGAGACCGCCAACATGGCGCTGCTCGACGGCGACGAGGTGGTGTACGTCGCGCAGGCGCCCTCGAAGCACTCGATGCGGATGTTCACCGAGGTGGGCCGCCGGGTGCTGCCGCACTCCACGGGCGTCGGCAAGGCGCTGCTGGCGCACGCGTCGCCCGAGGAGGTACGCGCACTGCTGGCGCGCACCGGGATGCCCGCCGCCACCGAGAAGACGATCACCACTCCGGACGGCTTCCTGGAGGCGCTGGAGCAGGTCCGCCACGCCGGGTACGCCATCGACGACAACGAGCAGGAGATCGGGGTGCGGTGTCTGGCCGTCGCCGTGCCCGACTCCCCCACCGCCGCCGCGATCTCCATCTCGGGCCCGGCCGGACGGGTCACGGAGGCGGCGACGGAACGGATCGTCCCGATCCTCCAGCAGACGGCGAAGGACCTCTCCAAGGCGCTGGGCCGTGTCTGA
- the allB gene encoding allantoinase AllB, with protein sequence MRKDLNADGDEDGRTHTGLLLRSTRVVTPTGTRPAAVAVLGGRIESVLPYDTHVPPGVRLEDLGDRALLPGLVDTHVHVNDPGRTEWEGFWTATRAAAAGGITTLLDMPLNSLPPTTTVQNLRTKQRVAAPKAHVDTGFWGGAIPANAKDLRALHEAGVFGFKCFLSPSGVEEFPHLDQEGLGRSLAEIAGFGGLLIVHAEDPGHLDTAPQRSGPAYADFLASRPRAAENAAIEGLIAHARRLDARVHVLHLSSGDALPLIAAAQREGVRVTVESCPHFLTLTAEEVPDGATEFKCCPPIREAANQDALWQGLADGVISCIVSDHSPCTTDLKTPDFASAWGGISSLQLGLPAIWTEARRRGHSLDDVARWMSTGPALLAGLDRKGAIEPGRDADFAVLDPEATFTVDPAVLHHRNRVTAYAGRTLHGVVTSTWLRGERIVHDGVFTEPSGRLLERNH encoded by the coding sequence GTGCGGAAAGACCTGAACGCCGACGGGGACGAGGACGGGCGCACACACACCGGGCTGCTCCTGCGCTCGACCCGTGTCGTCACCCCCACGGGGACCCGCCCCGCCGCGGTCGCGGTCCTCGGCGGGAGGATCGAGTCGGTCCTCCCGTACGACACCCACGTCCCACCGGGCGTCCGGCTGGAGGACCTCGGCGACCGGGCCCTCCTCCCCGGGCTCGTGGACACGCACGTCCACGTCAACGATCCGGGGCGCACCGAGTGGGAGGGGTTCTGGACCGCCACCCGGGCGGCGGCGGCCGGAGGCATCACCACCCTCCTCGACATGCCGCTCAACTCCCTCCCCCCGACCACCACCGTCCAGAACCTGAGGACCAAGCAGCGGGTCGCGGCCCCCAAGGCGCATGTGGACACCGGCTTCTGGGGCGGTGCGATCCCGGCGAACGCCAAGGACCTGCGCGCGCTCCACGAGGCCGGCGTCTTCGGGTTCAAGTGCTTCCTCTCCCCGTCCGGCGTCGAGGAGTTCCCGCACCTGGACCAGGAGGGGCTGGGGCGCTCGCTGGCCGAGATCGCGGGCTTCGGCGGGCTGCTCATCGTCCACGCCGAGGACCCCGGACACCTCGACACCGCCCCGCAACGCAGCGGCCCCGCCTACGCCGACTTCCTCGCCTCGCGCCCCCGGGCCGCCGAGAACGCCGCGATCGAGGGGCTGATCGCCCACGCGAGACGGCTGGACGCCCGCGTCCACGTCCTGCACCTCTCGTCCGGCGACGCGCTGCCGCTGATCGCCGCCGCCCAACGCGAGGGCGTACGCGTCACGGTGGAGTCCTGCCCGCACTTCCTCACCCTCACCGCCGAGGAAGTGCCGGACGGGGCGACCGAGTTCAAATGCTGCCCGCCCATCCGGGAGGCGGCCAACCAGGACGCGCTGTGGCAGGGCCTCGCCGACGGGGTCATCAGCTGCATCGTCTCCGACCACTCGCCGTGCACCACCGACCTCAAGACGCCCGACTTCGCGTCCGCGTGGGGCGGCATCTCCTCCCTCCAGCTGGGGCTGCCAGCCATCTGGACCGAGGCCCGCCGACGCGGCCACTCGCTCGACGACGTGGCGCGCTGGATGTCCACCGGCCCCGCCCTGCTCGCCGGGCTCGACCGGAAGGGCGCCATCGAACCCGGCCGCGACGCCGACTTCGCCGTACTCGACCCCGAGGCCACCTTCACCGTCGACCCGGCAGTGCTCCACCACCGCAACCGGGTCACCGCCTACGCGGGCCGCACCCTCCACGGCGTCGTCACCTCGACCTGGCTGCGCGGCGAACGGATCGTCCACGACGGCGTGTTCACCGAACCCTCCGGCCGCCTCCTCGAAAGGAACCACTGA
- a CDS encoding DUF5955 family protein, which yields MGQKRVTGSSEDPRVTELRTAVSRLRRELAGHPAEFSDRGIAEEELAALDAMAVSGVPEIPRLRRSLLLIAGSIGSVSALAPGLRAVRNAVDLFGEPPRG from the coding sequence GTGGGGCAGAAGCGGGTGACCGGGAGCAGCGAGGACCCCAGGGTCACGGAGTTGCGGACAGCGGTGTCCCGGCTCCGGCGCGAGCTGGCCGGGCATCCCGCGGAGTTCTCCGACCGGGGGATCGCGGAGGAGGAACTGGCCGCGCTGGACGCCATGGCGGTCAGCGGGGTCCCGGAGATTCCCCGGCTCCGCCGTTCCCTGCTGCTGATCGCGGGATCGATCGGATCGGTGAGCGCCCTGGCGCCCGGGCTCCGGGCGGTACGTAACGCGGTGGATCTCTTCGGGGAGCCGCCGCGCGGATGA
- a CDS encoding DMT family transporter → MSAVAVPTAAPSRPAWATDLPVLAVAVVWGASYLAAKGITTPGTVVAVLVLRFAIVLPVLVVAGARGLKALTAAQWRGAGLLGLVLSGIFLLETYGIVHTSATNAGLIISLTMIFTPLAESAVTRTRPTGRFLLAAGLSVLGVVLLTQGGGFTSPSGGDLLMLLAALARTVHVLAMARIKAVQSADSLSLTTVQLGGAVAVFAVLAAVPGTGSAPWTVAAGFGVAEWAGLLFLAAFCTLFAFFVQMWAVRRTSPSRVSLLLGTEPLWAAAVGIAIGGERLGILGAVGAVLVLAGTAWGRRGAQA, encoded by the coding sequence GTGTCCGCTGTCGCCGTGCCCACCGCCGCCCCGTCCCGCCCCGCCTGGGCGACCGACCTGCCCGTCCTGGCGGTCGCCGTCGTCTGGGGAGCGAGCTACCTCGCCGCCAAGGGCATCACCACCCCGGGGACCGTCGTCGCGGTCCTCGTGCTGCGCTTCGCGATCGTGCTGCCCGTGCTGGTCGTCGCCGGAGCGCGCGGGCTGAAGGCGCTGACGGCGGCCCAGTGGCGGGGCGCCGGGCTGCTCGGGCTGGTCCTCAGCGGGATCTTCCTGCTGGAGACGTACGGGATCGTGCACACCTCGGCCACCAACGCCGGGCTCATCATCAGCCTCACCATGATCTTCACCCCGCTCGCGGAGTCGGCCGTCACCCGCACCCGGCCGACCGGCCGCTTCCTCCTCGCCGCCGGGCTCTCCGTCCTGGGCGTGGTGCTGCTGACGCAGGGCGGAGGGTTCACCAGCCCGTCCGGCGGTGATCTGCTGATGCTGCTCGCCGCCCTCGCCCGTACGGTCCACGTCCTCGCGATGGCCCGGATCAAGGCCGTCCAGTCGGCCGACTCGCTCTCCCTGACCACGGTCCAACTGGGCGGCGCGGTCGCCGTCTTCGCCGTGCTCGCCGCCGTGCCCGGGACCGGCTCCGCGCCCTGGACGGTGGCCGCCGGTTTCGGCGTCGCCGAGTGGGCCGGACTGCTGTTCCTCGCCGCCTTCTGCACGCTCTTCGCGTTCTTCGTCCAGATGTGGGCGGTCCGGCGCACCTCGCCGTCCCGGGTCAGCCTGCTGCTCGGCACCGAACCCCTGTGGGCCGCCGCCGTCGGCATCGCCATCGGGGGCGAGCGGCTCGGGATCCTCGGGGCGGTGGGCGCCGTGCTGGTCCTGGCCGGAACGGCCTGGGGGCGGCGCGGCGCACAGGCCTGA
- a CDS encoding sugar ABC transporter substrate-binding protein encodes MARVRTGVRAMGAVLAVVLGASLAGCSSTGGRRAEERAAASQAASEGHSAVNTPRWTFAMITHSGDGDTFWDIVQKGAKEAAGKDNINFLYSHNDEAQQQAQLVQAAIDKKVDGIIVSLAKPEAMKDVVAKATKAGIPVITVNSGSAESKAYGAITHIGQDESIAGEAVGDELNTRGRENVLCVLHEQGNVGHEQRCAGVKKNFEGKTTNLYVDGTNMPDVQASIEAKLQTDKSIDAVVTLGAPFADAAVQAKNSAGSDAEIDTFDLNAKVAAGLKAKTLGFAVDQQPFLQGYEAVDLLWLYRFNRNVLGGGLPVLTGPQVITAADADELAEYTARGTR; translated from the coding sequence GTGGCAAGGGTTCGGACAGGGGTACGCGCGATGGGCGCCGTGCTGGCAGTGGTGCTCGGGGCCTCCCTCGCGGGATGCAGCAGCACCGGCGGCAGGCGGGCGGAGGAACGCGCGGCAGCATCCCAGGCCGCCTCCGAGGGTCATTCGGCCGTGAACACGCCCCGCTGGACGTTCGCCATGATCACCCACTCGGGTGACGGTGACACCTTCTGGGACATCGTCCAGAAGGGCGCCAAGGAGGCGGCGGGCAAGGACAACATCAACTTCCTGTACTCGCACAACGACGAGGCGCAGCAGCAGGCCCAGCTCGTCCAGGCCGCGATCGACAAGAAGGTCGACGGGATCATCGTCTCGCTCGCCAAGCCCGAGGCGATGAAGGACGTCGTCGCCAAGGCGACCAAGGCCGGCATCCCGGTGATCACCGTGAACTCCGGCTCCGCCGAGTCCAAGGCCTACGGCGCGATCACCCACATCGGCCAGGACGAGTCGATCGCCGGCGAGGCGGTCGGCGACGAGCTGAACACACGCGGCCGCGAGAACGTCCTCTGCGTCCTGCACGAGCAGGGCAACGTCGGCCACGAGCAGCGCTGCGCCGGTGTGAAGAAGAACTTCGAGGGCAAGACCACCAACCTCTACGTCGACGGCACCAACATGCCCGACGTCCAGGCGTCCATCGAGGCCAAGCTCCAGACCGACAAGAGCATCGACGCCGTCGTCACCCTCGGCGCCCCCTTCGCCGACGCGGCCGTGCAGGCCAAGAACTCCGCCGGCAGCGACGCCGAGATCGACACCTTCGACCTGAACGCCAAGGTCGCCGCCGGCCTCAAGGCCAAGACGCTCGGCTTCGCCGTCGACCAGCAGCCCTTCCTCCAGGGCTACGAGGCCGTCGACCTGCTCTGGCTCTACCGCTTCAACCGCAACGTCCTCGGCGGCGGCCTGCCCGTCCTCACCGGCCCGCAGGTCATCACGGCCGCCGACGCCGACGAGCTCGCCGAGTACACCGCCCGGGGCACCCGATGA